One window of the Ureibacillus sp. FSL W7-1570 genome contains the following:
- a CDS encoding DUF3889 domain-containing protein, whose product MRLFVSFVLIASTIFIGTFMSDASESRAQQQSAPAYAKWGRIAMEKVKERYQTADIIDYLHIGRSVGNKTSTEKFKLWLKEGNREFGVFVDITFDNETEEIVNIEFKETDR is encoded by the coding sequence TTGAGATTATTTGTGTCCTTTGTTTTAATTGCTTCCACGATTTTTATTGGAACTTTCATGTCTGATGCTTCGGAATCCCGCGCCCAACAGCAATCGGCCCCTGCCTATGCCAAATGGGGAAGAATCGCCATGGAGAAGGTGAAAGAGAGATATCAAACCGCGGATATTATTGATTATCTCCATATCGGAAGAAGTGTGGGAAACAAAACTTCCACGGAAAAATTCAAACTTTGGCTGAAGGAAGGGAATCGCGAATTCGGCGTTTTTGTGGACATTACGTTTGATAATGAAACAGAAGAAATTGTGAATATCGAATTTAAGGAAACAGACC